CAGTATCCGGCCGTAATCCATGATGATGCAGTCGTCGATGAGCCGCTCCATATCCTGTATGATATGAGAAGTCAGAAAAATTGTTTTCTTTTCGGCCTTGGCATATTCTCTCAGGTATTCGGTGAACAACCGGCGGTATCCCGGGTCGAGGCCCAGGGAAAAATCGTCCAAAACGAGCAGATCTGCATTTTGAGCGAGGATAAGTCCTAATGCGACTTGTGAACGTTGTCCGCAGGACATACGGGAAATTTTTTGACGGGGGGCTACCTTCAGTTTCTTCATAAGTTCATAGTAAGCTTCTTTATTCCAGCGCGGATAAAAAGCGGAATAATATTTTTCAATTTCTTCAATGCTCATGAATGCGTATTGCACATGTCCTTCGATGAGGAGTGCTATACGTTCTCGGGTAACCGGGTGCATAGACTGGATATCTTCGCCGAATATGCGGCATACGCCCGAGCGGGGTTTCAGATATCCCATGAGGATATTG
This region of Barnesiella propionica genomic DNA includes:
- a CDS encoding ABC transporter ATP-binding protein — translated: METIIQCENLTHYYGDRKIYENLGFEVPKGHILGLLGKNGTGKTTTINILMGYLKPRSGVCRIFGEDIQSMHPVTRERIALLIEGHVQYAFMSIEEIEKYYSAFYPRWNKEAYYELMKKLKVAPRQKISRMSCGQRSQVALGLILAQNADLLVLDDFSLGLDPGYRRLFTEYLREYAKAEKKTIFLTSHIIQDMERLIDDCIIMDYGRILIQKPVKELLDTFTRYSFKTGNPQKLPSHTDLYNTAAIRDSAETYSFMPEEYIISILKEQKIEYSGLKAEKMNLEDTFIGLTGKY